The following coding sequences are from one Prochlorococcus sp. MIT 0604 window:
- a CDS encoding DUF3303 domain-containing protein has product MQRYLISYEFTDGEDQEEGAEMLINWYESGGPQNRPENYEVHSWIFMVQNGIGHSVVSADSLETIWKQWHPWRRLMDISIQPCMDLDETVGLFKKQKMNTRIV; this is encoded by the coding sequence ATGCAAAGGTATTTGATTTCCTACGAATTTACAGATGGCGAGGATCAAGAAGAAGGGGCAGAAATGCTAATTAATTGGTACGAATCAGGTGGTCCCCAAAACAGACCTGAAAACTATGAGGTTCATTCTTGGATTTTTATGGTTCAAAATGGGATTGGACATTCTGTAGTGAGTGCAGATTCTCTTGAGACAATATGGAAGCAATGGCATCCCTGGAGAAGGTTAATGGATATAAGTATTCAGCCGTGTATGGATCTTGATGAGACAGTCGGATTATTCAAAAAACAAAAAATGAATACACGGATAGTCTAA
- a CDS encoding DUF1499 domain-containing protein, which produces MVSSIQGLAPITNPLNSVLVEKKLINVDQKFIQLVSLAEGLPRTEVIESGRNYWRGVCRSLIFRFPDDLEILKLDVRSYVDRSKGIIQIRSAARLGQSDLGVNLRRVEYLFNQLEKF; this is translated from the coding sequence ATGGTTTCCTCCATTCAAGGTCTTGCTCCAATAACTAATCCATTAAATAGTGTCTTAGTAGAAAAGAAACTAATAAATGTTGATCAAAAGTTTATTCAACTTGTTTCTCTGGCAGAAGGTTTACCTCGTACAGAAGTTATTGAAAGTGGTAGAAATTATTGGAGGGGTGTTTGTAGAAGCTTAATTTTTAGATTTCCAGATGACCTCGAAATTTTAAAGCTTGATGTGAGAAGTTATGTAGATAGATCTAAAGGAATTATTCAGATAAGATCTGCAGCAAGATTAGGGCAATCAGATTTAGGTGTGAATCTAAGAAGAGTGGAATACTTGTTTAATCAATTAGAGAAATTTTAA
- a CDS encoding TrkA family potassium uptake protein, producing the protein MKLRLFEFYFIKDYLRPWFGLIYSLFFLFFLGAIGYRITEGWEWSDCLWMVLITITTIGFGEVQPLSPEGRIVTVLVIVGGLIFIQFTFQKAVRLFESGYFQRVNELRFKRLLRKMENHVILCGYGRVGQEISNQIKTQNIPIIVVESDEDRKKIAEENGLEVLCADATLDETLKLAGLEKCKSLVVTLPNDAANLYVVLSAKGIRSSIRVIARAGTEEAASKLRLAGASIVVSPYIAAGRAMASMALRPIAIDFLDLLAGSECEIEEFELSNDISLFETAEKRSLSELGIGKKSGAKILAIKENEKLFTNPGGNFILQPGQVLIAFGSKEQLNILNGLLGNLVVAVELLK; encoded by the coding sequence ATGAAGCTTAGATTATTTGAGTTCTATTTTATTAAAGACTATTTAAGGCCTTGGTTTGGTCTTATTTATTCTTTATTCTTTCTGTTTTTTTTAGGTGCAATTGGCTATCGAATAACAGAAGGATGGGAATGGAGTGATTGCTTATGGATGGTTCTGATCACAATAACCACTATTGGTTTTGGAGAAGTTCAACCTTTAAGTCCTGAAGGCAGGATCGTAACTGTTTTAGTAATCGTTGGCGGATTGATCTTTATTCAATTTACCTTTCAAAAAGCTGTTAGATTATTCGAATCCGGCTATTTTCAAAGAGTAAACGAATTACGTTTTAAAAGACTTCTTAGAAAAATGGAAAATCATGTAATTTTGTGCGGATATGGGAGGGTTGGTCAGGAAATATCTAACCAAATAAAAACGCAAAATATTCCAATTATTGTTGTTGAGAGTGATGAAGATAGAAAAAAGATTGCTGAAGAAAATGGTTTAGAAGTGCTTTGTGCTGATGCGACTCTTGATGAGACTTTAAAACTGGCAGGGTTAGAAAAATGTAAGAGTTTGGTTGTTACTTTGCCTAATGACGCTGCAAATTTATATGTGGTTTTAAGTGCTAAGGGGATAAGAAGTTCTATAAGAGTAATAGCAAGAGCGGGAACTGAAGAAGCCGCAAGTAAGTTGAGATTAGCCGGGGCAAGTATAGTTGTAAGCCCTTATATAGCTGCAGGAAGAGCGATGGCATCTATGGCTTTAAGACCAATAGCCATTGATTTTCTAGATCTTTTAGCAGGAAGTGAATGTGAAATTGAAGAATTTGAATTAAGTAATGATATTAGCCTTTTTGAAACTGCGGAGAAAAGATCACTTTCTGAACTTGGAATAGGCAAAAAGAGTGGTGCAAAAATATTAGCCATTAAAGAAAATGAAAAGTTGTTCACTAATCCTGGAGGTAATTTCATACTTCAACCAGGTCAGGTATTAATAGCCTTTGGTAGTAAAGAACAGCTAAATATTTTGAACGGATTATTAGGAAATCTTGTCGTAGCAGTAGAGCTATTAAAGTAG
- a CDS encoding c-type cytochrome, with protein MKIFKFLFVIPVITLIIIFQTSLHNRYLMASDIRDGEKIFRNVCAGCHVRGGSVVLKGSKSLKLSDLEKRGIANVNSITIIANDGIGFMKGYKNKLKDGEDKVLAQWIIQNAEKGWE; from the coding sequence ATGAAAATATTTAAATTTCTGTTTGTAATTCCTGTAATAACTTTAATAATTATTTTTCAAACCTCTTTGCATAATAGATATCTTATGGCTTCGGATATTAGAGATGGAGAAAAAATTTTTAGAAATGTTTGTGCAGGCTGCCATGTAAGAGGTGGATCAGTCGTTCTCAAAGGATCTAAATCATTAAAACTTTCCGACCTTGAAAAAAGAGGAATAGCAAATGTAAATTCAATAACAATAATTGCTAATGATGGGATTGGTTTTATGAAAGGTTATAAAAATAAATTGAAGGATGGAGAGGATAAGGTTCTTGCACAATGGATTATTCAAAATGCAGAAAAGGGTTGGGAGTAA
- the pstS gene encoding phosphate ABC transporter substrate-binding protein PstS — MGIFKKVLILSSAISLVLSQEAIASKRLSGAGATFPSKIYTRWFFDLAKSGGPRVNYQAVGSGSGRKAFIDQTVNFGASDDPMKDSDIEKVTRGLVQIPMVGGTIAFGYNYDCDLKLTQEQAVRVAMGMVKNWKELGCKSGKLTWTHRSDGSGTTKAFTNSMEAFSPTWTLGTGKSVKWPAGVGAKGNAGVAGVIQNTPGAIGYVNQSYIKGNVKAAAIQNLSGEFLKPSAEAGAKALNGITLDENLAGKNPNPTAKGAYPIASLTWILAYEKGNGRNTKAIKQAFNTLLSDEYQDKASSLGFIPLKGNILLKSRAAVEKIGS; from the coding sequence GTGGGCATTTTCAAAAAAGTCCTTATTTTATCTTCTGCTATCTCATTAGTTCTCTCTCAAGAAGCGATTGCTTCAAAAAGATTGAGCGGAGCAGGTGCTACATTTCCCTCGAAAATTTATACTAGGTGGTTTTTTGACTTAGCCAAATCTGGTGGACCAAGGGTTAATTACCAAGCAGTTGGTTCGGGCTCTGGAAGAAAAGCTTTTATAGACCAAACTGTAAACTTTGGTGCATCAGATGATCCTATGAAAGATTCTGATATAGAGAAAGTAACTAGAGGACTAGTTCAAATACCTATGGTTGGTGGAACTATTGCTTTTGGTTATAACTATGATTGCGATTTGAAACTTACACAAGAGCAAGCAGTACGAGTTGCAATGGGTATGGTTAAAAACTGGAAAGAATTAGGTTGTAAATCAGGAAAGTTAACTTGGACACATCGTTCTGATGGTTCAGGAACTACTAAGGCTTTCACAAATTCTATGGAAGCATTTTCACCAACATGGACTTTAGGAACTGGTAAATCAGTTAAGTGGCCAGCAGGCGTTGGAGCAAAAGGTAATGCCGGTGTTGCAGGTGTAATTCAAAACACTCCAGGCGCAATTGGTTATGTAAATCAGTCATATATTAAAGGTAATGTTAAGGCTGCTGCGATTCAAAATCTTTCAGGTGAGTTTCTAAAACCATCTGCAGAGGCAGGAGCTAAGGCTCTTAATGGTATTACTTTAGATGAAAATCTTGCGGGTAAAAATCCTAATCCAACAGCAAAAGGCGCGTACCCTATCGCTTCATTGACATGGATACTTGCTTACGAAAAAGGTAATGGTAGAAACACTAAGGCAATAAAACAAGCCTTTAATACATTATTAAGTGATGAGTATCAAGATAAGGCTTCATCCCTTGGATTTATTCCCTTAAAAGGGAATATCCTTTTAAAATCAAGAGCTGCCGTTGAAAAAATAGGTAGTTAA
- the pstC gene encoding phosphate ABC transporter permease subunit PstC, with product MEEKLTLFKNRKRFGIEKNIDIIFKNTALVLSSFVAIILLGIILVVFFQSFESFSRYGLKFLVTSEWNPVKDEYGAFTAIYGTLVTSFLSLLITIPLGVGTAIFITEDFVPKVVREIIGSFVELLAAIPSVVLGLWAIFVMEPFFRAFFVFLHNFFGWIPLFSSEPTGRNSLLAILILVVMLLPIVTSIARDSLNQVPKKLRNAAYGIGASRWKTIFSVILPAALSGIMAGVLLALGRAMGETMAVTMIIGNSNAFSWSLLSPGYTISSMLANQFGEADGSQVSSLFYAAFVLMILSLVVNIFAQCLVKKFSLKY from the coding sequence ATGGAAGAGAAATTAACTCTTTTCAAGAATCGTAAAAGATTCGGTATCGAAAAAAATATAGATATTATCTTCAAGAATACTGCCCTAGTCTTGTCTAGTTTCGTAGCAATAATACTTTTAGGAATTATTTTAGTAGTCTTTTTTCAGTCATTTGAATCCTTTTCAAGGTATGGGTTGAAGTTTTTAGTAACCTCTGAATGGAATCCTGTAAAAGATGAATACGGAGCTTTTACTGCAATATATGGCACATTAGTAACTTCATTTCTTTCGTTATTAATAACTATCCCTTTGGGCGTTGGAACTGCAATATTTATTACCGAGGACTTTGTGCCTAAAGTTGTTAGAGAAATAATAGGCTCCTTTGTTGAATTATTAGCGGCTATTCCATCAGTTGTATTGGGACTTTGGGCAATATTTGTAATGGAACCTTTTTTTAGAGCCTTTTTTGTCTTTTTACACAATTTCTTTGGTTGGATACCTTTATTCAGTTCAGAACCTACAGGCAGGAATTCTTTGTTAGCAATATTGATTTTAGTAGTAATGCTTTTGCCAATAGTGACCTCCATTGCAAGGGATTCACTTAATCAGGTTCCTAAAAAGCTAAGAAATGCAGCATATGGAATTGGAGCAAGTAGATGGAAAACAATATTTTCAGTAATCTTGCCAGCAGCGTTATCAGGAATTATGGCAGGTGTTCTATTGGCTTTAGGCAGGGCAATGGGAGAAACAATGGCTGTCACCATGATTATTGGTAATTCAAATGCATTTAGTTGGTCGCTATTATCTCCTGGATATACTATCTCCTCCATGCTTGCAAACCAGTTTGGTGAAGCTGATGGAAGTCAGGTTTCATCACTCTTTTATGCAGCTTTTGTATTGATGATCCTATCTTTAGTGGTCAATATCTTTGCTCAATGCCTAGTTAAGAAATTTAGTCTCAAATATTAG
- the pstA gene encoding phosphate ABC transporter permease PstA, giving the protein MNSLYYQKRLSRNIGDKFFTSLSVISALIAILPLIFLVTYILIKGGSQITAELFTLEPNPPGDDLDAGGINPALIGTLIITTIASIIAIPVGVGGGIYLAEYSKGGAFSRFIRFGVNVLAGVPSIIAGVFIYALIVSTKILFGSMYSGLAGGMALSILMLPTVIKTTDEGLKLVPNELRYASLGVGASMYTTILKVTLPSAFRSIATGVVLGIARAAGETAPLIFTALFSYYYITGFGDLFYEMGSLAVLIYNFALEPYDAQNKLAWAASFILVLSILSVNIFSRILAAFTEKTKRV; this is encoded by the coding sequence ATGAATTCACTTTATTACCAGAAAAGATTATCAAGAAATATAGGAGATAAATTCTTTACTTCTTTATCAGTAATTTCTGCTCTGATAGCAATACTGCCTTTGATTTTTCTAGTCACTTACATTCTTATCAAAGGTGGATCTCAAATTACAGCCGAACTATTTACTTTAGAACCAAATCCTCCTGGAGATGATTTAGATGCAGGTGGTATTAATCCTGCATTGATCGGGACATTAATAATTACTACCATTGCTTCAATTATTGCCATACCAGTAGGTGTTGGCGGTGGAATATATCTTGCAGAATATTCTAAAGGTGGTGCTTTTTCAAGGTTTATTAGATTCGGGGTAAATGTTTTAGCGGGAGTCCCCTCAATAATTGCCGGTGTATTTATTTATGCCTTAATTGTTTCAACAAAAATCTTGTTTGGAAGTATGTACAGTGGCTTGGCCGGAGGCATGGCACTTTCAATATTGATGTTGCCTACTGTGATTAAGACCACTGACGAAGGTTTAAAGTTGGTTCCTAATGAATTGAGATATGCTTCTCTTGGTGTTGGAGCAAGTATGTATACAACTATATTAAAAGTTACTTTACCCTCTGCCTTTAGGTCTATTGCTACTGGCGTTGTACTTGGAATCGCAAGAGCTGCAGGTGAAACAGCACCTTTGATATTTACTGCTTTATTCTCTTACTACTACATAACTGGTTTTGGAGATTTATTTTACGAGATGGGTTCTTTGGCTGTATTGATATACAACTTTGCTCTTGAACCTTATGATGCTCAAAATAAACTAGCTTGGGCAGCTTCCTTTATTCTTGTTTTGTCGATACTATCAGTAAATATATTTTCAAGGATATTGGCAGCTTTTACTGAGAAAACCAAGAGAGTATAA
- the pstB gene encoding phosphate ABC transporter ATP-binding protein PstB — MIKTNKKIPKNIILSLENVSISYGTFEAVRNVFCNFKKGNITSLIGPSGCGKSTVLRSLNRMNDLISNCSLKGTVLFDGTNIYDKRVDPVEVRRRIGMVFQQPNPFPKSIYENIAFGARINGFSGDMDELVESSLRKAALWDECKDKLNDSGYSLSGGQQQRLCIARTIAIEPEIILMDEPCSALDPISTLKIEETMHELKKNYTIIIVTHNMQQALRVSDMTAFFNAIEYEDGDGGKVGYLAEFNSTKKIFNSPKEKTTQEYISGKFG, encoded by the coding sequence ATGATTAAAACTAATAAAAAAATACCGAAGAATATCATTTTATCTCTAGAGAATGTTTCTATTAGTTATGGAACTTTCGAAGCAGTGAGGAATGTTTTTTGTAATTTTAAAAAAGGAAATATAACTTCTCTTATTGGCCCTTCTGGTTGCGGAAAATCAACGGTTCTTAGATCTTTAAATAGGATGAACGATCTAATTTCTAATTGTTCGTTAAAAGGGACTGTCCTCTTTGATGGAACTAATATTTACGACAAAAGAGTAGATCCAGTTGAAGTGAGAAGAAGAATTGGGATGGTTTTTCAACAACCTAATCCTTTCCCTAAATCCATTTACGAAAATATTGCATTTGGAGCAAGAATTAATGGCTTTTCGGGAGATATGGATGAATTAGTGGAAAGTTCACTTAGAAAGGCTGCTTTATGGGATGAATGTAAGGATAAATTAAATGATAGTGGTTACTCTTTATCTGGAGGACAACAACAAAGACTATGTATAGCAAGAACCATCGCAATTGAACCTGAAATAATTCTCATGGATGAGCCATGCTCAGCTTTGGATCCTATCTCTACGTTGAAAATAGAGGAGACGATGCACGAACTTAAGAAGAATTACACAATAATAATCGTTACTCATAATATGCAACAGGCATTAAGAGTTAGTGATATGACTGCATTTTTTAATGCAATTGAATATGAAGATGGTGATGGTGGAAAGGTTGGTTACCTTGCAGAATTTAATTCGACAAAGAAAATTTTTAACTCTCCAAAAGAAAAAACTACTCAGGAATATATATCAGGTAAATTTGGTTGA